The DNA segment TGATGGATACGCAAAATGGCCTGTTCGCATTGCTCAAGGGTGTCGATATCGCGCAGCAGCAAGGCAAATTCGTCGCCGCCGTGGCGCGACACACTGTCCTCCTCGCGAATCGTATTCTTGATGCGCTCCGCCACTTCCACCAGCACCCGGTCGCCGATGTCGTGGCCGAACAGGTCGTTGACCGGTTTGAAACCATCCAGATCCAGAAAGCAGATCGCCAGCAACGACTTCTCCCGTTTGCTGTGAGCAATAGCCTGGCTCAAGCGGTCGGCGAACAAAATCCGGTTTGGCAACCGGGTCAACGGATCGTAATGCGCCACCAGTTCCAACAACTGTTGCTGTTGTTTGGCTTGGGTCACGTCGGAAAACAGGCCGATGTAATGCGTGATGCGGCCGTCGCTGTCGCACAATGCGGAAATCGTCAACCATTCCGCATACAAATCGCCGTTCTTTTTGCGGTTCCATAATTCGCCGCGCCAATGCTGCTGTTGCTGCAAGTCGCGCCACATCTCGGCGTAGAATTCCGGACCGTATTTACCCGACTGCAGAATATTGGGTTTTTTGCCGACCATCTCGTCGCGGCTGTAACCGGTAATCTCGCAAAAGGTGGGATTGACGTCGATGATGTTGGCCTCGGCGTCGGTAATCAGAATCCCTTCGTGAGCCTCGCTGAACACGCGGGCAGCCAGCTTTAAATCGTCTTCGGCCAGTTTGCGTTCGGTGATATCGCGCGACAAGCCCAACAAGGCGGTAATGTTGCCGTCGGCGTCGCGCATCGGAACGGCATGAGTGTCCAGCCAGCGCTGGCCGCCGCGCAATCCGGTGATTTCGAATTCCAAGGTGCCTGACGCTCCGGCGAACACCCGACGGATCAATTTTTTGAATTGGTCCCGGTATTTGGCGCCGACCAAGTCTTCCAATCGACAATTCTGGGCCTGTTGCAGCGAATCGGCTTCTATCATGTCCAGGCCGGCCGGATTCATCTGCAGCAGCCGGCCGTCGCGCGCCAGCAGTTTCACGGACTCCGGTTGCGAATCGACGATAGTGCGCAATTTAAGCTCGGACTCGCGCGCCTGTTGCGCGGCGGCTTTTTGTTCGGATACCGCCGTTTCCAGATCGCGGGTGCGCTGTTCGACCAAGGCTTCGACGGCGGCGGTGCGGCCGCTGACGATCAACAGCATGATATTCAACAAACTGGTAAAGCATAGGCCGCCGAGCAAGGTCACCCATAACACCGAAGACCCTTGTTCGTTGATGAATTGGCTGCTCGGCATTATCGTCACCCGCCAATCGCGGTCGACGAATTTGAAGACTCGTTGCCAATCCTGCAATGCGTAATTTTGGCGCATCGTCGAGGGTAAGCGCTTGGCGAACAATTCGGTGTAGACGCCGTTGCCGGCGGTATCCTCGATACTGATATCCAAGGACTGCGTGTTCAGGCCCTGGGTGACGACCTCCAACATCCGCGCCGGCACAATTACCGCCGAGACGAAACCGATGAAATCGCTGTCTGCCGCCGCTGCCGCCATTTTGAATACCGGGATAGACACCAGTACGCCCGGAACTGCGCCATCGGCCTGCACCAGACTTAGCCCTGCCGATGCGGTCGGCTTGCCGCTGGCCCGCGCGGCATCCTTGGCCTGTTTACTCAGCGGATTGGATACCGAGTCCAACCCGAAGGATCTCTCGTTTCCGGCCATCGGCTCGACGTAGGCCACCGGAAAATATTCGGCGCGTTCGCCGGCCGGCACGGAACGGCCGCCGGGGTCGCGTTCGGTGATGCGGAATCCGGCGTAGCCTTCCTGCCGCAATTTAGCTTCGAAGCCGGCGCGTTGCGGGTGACGTATTCTCGGCAACCATTCCAGCGCCTGGATTTCCGGATGCCGCTCCAAGATGCCGCGAGCAAAGCCGCTAAATTGCTCGCGGCTGATATCGCTGGACGCCAGGAATACATCCCGCAGCGCCAGACTACTGTCGACAACGTGGGTGGTGTATTCCGCCAACAGGGTTTCGACGGCGGCCGCCCGGTTATCGAAGGTCTGCTGGATTCGGGTTTGCTCGGCGCGAAACACCTGCGTGAACACTAACACCAGCGCCAGCAGAGTGCCCAATAGCGGCAAGGCCACGCTCAAGCGCCGGGCCCGCCACAAGGCATGCGGTCGGCCGAAGGCGCAGAACAGCAACGGCGCGATCACCATCACGCCCAGGCTGTCGCCGATCCACCAATTGCGCCAGGAGTTTTGTACCTCGTCGCCGGGCATCAGTTGCAAACCGTACAGGGCACCGATGCCTATGCTCGGCGCGGTCACGCAAGCCAAAGGGCCGACTAACACAAAAAACGTCAAGATCCGGCCCGGCGTTTCCAGTTTCGGCAAGCCCGGCCGCAAATACCGTTCCGACAAACCGGAGGCGACCACGGCTTGTAAGGTGCTGCCGCCAGCGATCAACATCGCGGCCGCGACGGCAGTCGAATTCAATTGCCCGGAAAAATTAGCGGCAGCGGTCAATTCGTTGAGCACGGCGCCCAACCAGATACCCGGCCACAACCGGCGGCCCCATATCAATAAGGCGGCCAGTGCGATCCCCGCCGGCGGCCAGAGCGGACTGGAATAACCCGGCGGAATCACCAGTTTCATGCCCAGCCAGCCGCCGATAAAAATTGCGGCCGCCAGCATAGCGATGCTGGCGGCAAAATGCAGCGGTCGCGCAACGCCGGTTTGCCGCGCCTGTGGCCCCGGGGCGGCTAAATTGGCGGGACGCAGCAAGTTTTCGGATCCGGACATGACGGACTGGGCCTCTAGCGGCAATGCGGCCGGGCGCCGGTCAGCACGTCCAGAGCGGTTTGCTGCGTGCTACAGGGGATCAGCAGCGAGTGCAATTGGCTGGACAATTTCTGCAGCAGGCGCCGACGATCGGCAAACTGTTGCTGATAGGACTGCGCCCGTTGCCGGTCGGCGCTGTCGAATAGGATTTCCCGCAAGCCGTCGGTAAATCTGTAGCGGCCCTTGCTGGGCAAGCGCATTTCCAACGGGTCGGCAATATGCACCATGACCACTTCGCAGTGCTTGGCCAAATTGGTCAAATGCCGTTCGGCGGCCGGATTCAGACCGCGAAAATCGCTGAGGATATAAACCCGGCTGCCGGGGCGGGCGTGATGTAGCAGCCTGGACAGCGGAATATCGAGCTGATCTGCCGGGTCGCCGCTGTAAGCCGGTTTTACCAAGGCATTCAAAAACCGCAGCAAGGCCGGCTTGCCGGTTTGCGGCCGCAATTCCAGGCAACCGGCTTCGCTGAATATCTGGCCGCCGATGCGGTCGCCCTGTTGCAATGCGGCCCACGCCAGCAAAGCCGCCAGACGGGCGGCCTGCACCGACTTGAACACGCCGCGGGTAGCGAAAGCCATCGTCGCCCGGTAATCGACGGCGATGAACATCGGCCGCTCGCGTTCCTCTTTGAAAATTTTGCTGTGCGGTTTGCCGGTGCGGGCGGTGACGCGCCAATCGATGCGGCGTACATCGTCGCCGGGCTGGTACAGACGGGTTTCGTCGAAGGCCATGCCGCGCCCTTTCAGATGCGACAGGTAATTACCGCTCTGCGCGGCGCGGATATTGGCGTGACCCAGGCTGATCGCGGCGGCCGGTTTGGCCAGATCGACCAAGCCTTTCAGAGTAACCGCCACCCGCGGGTTATCGGCGGTGTGTTGCGCATCCATCACGGCACGGCAATCCTGGCGATCAATTCCTTGACCACGTAGTCGGCAGTGACGCCCTCGGCCTCGGCCTCGTAGGACAAAATCAACCGGTGGCGAAGTACGTCGTAGGCCATGTCCTGGATGTCGGCCGGGTCGACGAAATCGCGCTGCGCCAGCCAGGCCTTGGCCCGGGCGCAGCGGTCCAGCGCAATGCTGGCGCGCGGGCTGGCGCCGTATTGGATCCAACCGGCCAAGTCCTGGCCGTAGGCCGCCGGTTTACGGGTGGCCAATACGATCTGCAATAAGTATTGCTCCAGACTATCGGCCATGTATAAGTCGAGTACCTCGCCACGGGCGGCGAACAGCGTTTGCTGGCTGATTTTGGGCGCCTGGTAGTCGCCGTTTTGCAAAGCACCTTTGGCTTCGGCCCGGGCGAGGTGCAGAATGGCTTGTTCATGGCCGGCATCCGGATAATCGATTTTGACGTGCAGCAAAAACCGGTCGAGCTGAGCTTCCGGCAGCGGATAGGTGCCTTCCTGTTCGATCGGGTTTTGGGTCGCCATCACCATGAACAGTTGCGGCAGCGGATAGGTGGCTTTACCGACCGTGATCTGCCGCTCGGCCATTGCTTCCAGCAACGCCGCCTGCACTTTTGCCGGCGCCCGGTTGATCTCGTCGGCCAGGATCAGATTATGGAATAACGGACCTTTCTGAAATTCGAAGCTGCCGGGCTGCGGCCGGTATATTTCGGTGCCGGTCAAATCCGCCGGTAACAGATCCGGGGTAAATTGCACCCGGTGAAAATCGGCCTGTACGCCCTGGCTGAGAACATTGATGGCGCGGGTTTTGGCCAACCCCGGCGCACCTTCCACCAACAGGTGGCCGTCGGCCAGCAACGCGATCAGCATCCGCTCTACCAGGACTTCCTGGCCGATGATTTGGCTATTGATATGGTGTTTGAGTTGTTGCAGCGCCGCTTGGCAGGAATCGGGACTTGTTGCAGTCATGTCGAATTGGTTTGATTGATGTTGCCGAGTTGGGACCGACCTTGGTCCGAAAAGTTGCGTTTGCGGCTAGTTTTTACGTTGCCGGTCTTTCCATTCGCGATGGGCGACCATGATGTTGACCACCTCGTGCGGATCGTCGGTGACGGTGATCAGTGCTAAATCCTCTTCGGAAATGGTGCCGTATTCGAGCATTTTCGCCTTCATCCAGTCCATCAGCCCGTTCCAGAAGTCGCTGCCGAACAACACCAGCGGAATCGGATAGACCTTGTGGGTCTGCATCAGCGTCAGCGCTTCGAAGAATTCGTCCAGCGTACCGAAACCGCCCGGCATACAGACGTAACCGATCGAATAACGCACGAACATGACTTTGCGCACGAAGAAGTAACGGAAATTCAGCGCGATATTCTGGTAAGGATTGGGTTTTTGCTCCATCGGCAATTCGATATTCAAACCGATGGAGGGTTGGTCGTTGGCGATCGCGCCTTTATTCGCGGCTTCCATTACGCCCGGACCGCCGCCGCTGATAATGGCAAAGCCCTGTTTGCTGAGCAGGTCGGCGATTTCGACGGTCTTGACGTAATAGGGATGATCCGGTTTCAAGCGGGCCGAACCGAAAATCGAGATCGCGTCGCACAGGCCGGATAATTCATCGAAGCCTTCGGTAAACTCGCTGATGATCCGGAAGATGCGCCAGGATTGGTCGCCTTTCAAATCGTCGATAATGCTGGTCGAAGCGGAACTGCTGGTCCGATTTTTGATGCAACTCATGTTAAATTCCTTGGCGAGGGCTGCCCGCCGTCACGGTGCTAAGGGTCAGCCCCGGTTAACTCCAGAAATATCCGACAGGCAATATGCAATCCGCCCGGCTTGTAAGGTGTGGGTCACGCGCCCGGTCAGGTCGCGCCCCCAGTAAGGCGTGTTGCAGCCGGCGCTAAGCCAGGCCGGGCGCTCGACCCGCCAGACCAGCGCCGGATCGAAAATACAGATGTCGGCGTTGCTGCCCACGGCCAGCGTACCGGCGGCCAGGCCCATGATCCGCGCCGGGTTGCAGGTCAGGCCGGCAATCGCTTGCGTCAGGCCGATGCGGTGTTGGCCGGTCAGGGCCAGCGTCAACGGCACCAGCGTTTCCAGCGCTGCGACGCCGGACTCGGTTTCCGGAAACGCGCCGAGCTTGGCGTCCAGATCGTGCGGTTGGTGATCGGAACAAATCGCGTCTATGGTGCCGTTGGCCAACGCTTCGCGCAGATACTGGCGGTCTATCGTGCCCCGTAGCGGCGGCATCACGTGGTAATTGCCGTCGAACGGTGCCATGTCGTTTTCGGTCAGGTGCAGTTGGTGTATCGCGACGTCGGCGGTGACGTTCAGACCGTACTTCTTGGCCTGTTGGATCTTGATCACCGATTGCTTGCAACTGATCTGACTGAAATGCACCCGGCAGCCGGTCAGTTCGGCCAGTTCCAGACATTGTGCCAATGCAATCGATTCCGCCGCTTCCGGAATGCCGGGCAAGCCGTAGCGGCTGGCGACCGCGCCTTCGTGGGCGCAGCCCTTGCCGGACAAGGACGCTTCGTTGGCGCGGAACATCAGCAGCAAATCGTGGCTGCTGGCGTACTCCATCGCCCGGCGCAAGATCAGCAAATTGCCGAGCGGGGCACTGGCATTGCCGACTGCGATGCAGCCGGCCTGCTTCAGCGCAAACATGGCACTGAGCTCGTTGCCGTTCAGACGCTGGGTCAGCGCGCCGATACTGTAAACTTGCGCATAACCGGCCTGCTCGGCCTTGTCTTTGATGTATTCGACCACGGCCGGCGTGTCGATACAGGGCTTGGTGTCGGGCGGCAAACACAACGAAGTCACGCCCGCGGCCAGCGCGGCCCGGGTTTCGGATTGGATATTGCCTTTTTGGGTCTGGCCCGGCTCGCGTAAGCGCACGCTCAAGTCGACGAAGCCGGGGCAAACCAACTGGCCGGTCGCGTCGATAGTTTGTTCGGCAGCGAAATCGGCCAGCGCTTCGCCAACCGCCACGATTTTACCGTCGGCGATATAGACCGGGCCAATGGCGTCGATGCCGCTGGCCGGATCGACGATGCGGCCATTGTCGATTCGGATTTTGGTCATGCCGCACCTCCTGGTGCGGCACCTTGGCGGGCCGCCGTTGGCAGTGCAAAATTTCTATCCTGAAATTTTGTCATGCCGTACCTCCGCTTTGCATGGTCATTGACATGATCGCCATCCTTACCGCCACGCCGTTGCTGACTTGCTGCAGGATCACCGACTGCGGGCCGTCGGCAACACTGGAGGCGATTTCGACACCGCGGTTGATCGGGCCCGGATGCATCACGATCGCATCGGGTTTGGCCCGTTGCAGTTTGGCTTCGGTCAAACCGAAGCAGCGGAAAAATTCGCTTTCGCTGGGCAGAAAGGCCGAGTTCATCCGTTCCTTTTGTAAACGCAACATGATTACCACATCCACATCGACCAAGCCCTCGTCCATGTCGTGGATCGGCGTCACGCCCATGGTTTTGACCTGGGCCGGCAATAGTGT comes from the Methylomonas sp. EFPC3 genome and includes:
- a CDS encoding EAL domain-containing protein gives rise to the protein MSGSENLLRPANLAAPGPQARQTGVARPLHFAASIAMLAAAIFIGGWLGMKLVIPPGYSSPLWPPAGIALAALLIWGRRLWPGIWLGAVLNELTAAANFSGQLNSTAVAAAMLIAGGSTLQAVVASGLSERYLRPGLPKLETPGRILTFFVLVGPLACVTAPSIGIGALYGLQLMPGDEVQNSWRNWWIGDSLGVMVIAPLLFCAFGRPHALWRARRLSVALPLLGTLLALVLVFTQVFRAEQTRIQQTFDNRAAAVETLLAEYTTHVVDSSLALRDVFLASSDISREQFSGFARGILERHPEIQALEWLPRIRHPQRAGFEAKLRQEGYAGFRITERDPGGRSVPAGERAEYFPVAYVEPMAGNERSFGLDSVSNPLSKQAKDAARASGKPTASAGLSLVQADGAVPGVLVSIPVFKMAAAAADSDFIGFVSAVIVPARMLEVVTQGLNTQSLDISIEDTAGNGVYTELFAKRLPSTMRQNYALQDWQRVFKFVDRDWRVTIMPSSQFINEQGSSVLWVTLLGGLCFTSLLNIMLLIVSGRTAAVEALVEQRTRDLETAVSEQKAAAQQARESELKLRTIVDSQPESVKLLARDGRLLQMNPAGLDMIEADSLQQAQNCRLEDLVGAKYRDQFKKLIRRVFAGASGTLEFEITGLRGGQRWLDTHAVPMRDADGNITALLGLSRDITERKLAEDDLKLAARVFSEAHEGILITDAEANIIDVNPTFCEITGYSRDEMVGKKPNILQSGKYGPEFYAEMWRDLQQQQHWRGELWNRKKNGDLYAEWLTISALCDSDGRITHYIGLFSDVTQAKQQQQLLELVAHYDPLTRLPNRILFADRLSQAIAHSKREKSLLAICFLDLDGFKPVNDLFGHDIGDRVLVEVAERIKNTIREEDSVSRHGGDEFALLLRDIDTLEQCEQAILRIHQAISEPFSVDGQQITVGASSGYTLYPLDDADPDGLLRHADHAMYQAKLAGKNRCQLFDATQDQQIMHRHQQLRDIEAAFVNGEMCLYYQPKVDIKRGQVAGVEALIRWLSPQRGMVPPLEFLPAIASTDLEIRIGNWVIEQACRDLAAWQALGLKLEVSVNISSYHLLWPGIQEHIAGILRQHPEIRAQSLQFEILESTALDDLSAVNRIIKNCREQLGISVALDDFGTGYSSLTHLRHLSVDTVKIDQTFVRDMLDDPDDYAIIDSVIDLSQAFNRKVVAEGVENQDQGVVLLLLGCRLLQGYAIARPMPAAQIADWVAAYRPFADWDFYANAELTPEQTMIAIRRCDARQWLQRVRDCLFAAGQQPVPAWPIMDRQRTHLGRWLRQARQERQHAEDWLERLLQLQQNLHSQADRLQRYYDAGELAAAQTGFADLQAVQREIDESLILYTQLP
- a CDS encoding DUF58 domain-containing protein produces the protein MDAQHTADNPRVAVTLKGLVDLAKPAAAISLGHANIRAAQSGNYLSHLKGRGMAFDETRLYQPGDDVRRIDWRVTARTGKPHSKIFKEERERPMFIAVDYRATMAFATRGVFKSVQAARLAALLAWAALQQGDRIGGQIFSEAGCLELRPQTGKPALLRFLNALVKPAYSGDPADQLDIPLSRLLHHARPGSRVYILSDFRGLNPAAERHLTNLAKHCEVVMVHIADPLEMRLPSKGRYRFTDGLREILFDSADRQRAQSYQQQFADRRRLLQKLSSQLHSLLIPCSTQQTALDVLTGARPHCR
- a CDS encoding MoxR family ATPase, whose amino-acid sequence is MTATSPDSCQAALQQLKHHINSQIIGQEVLVERMLIALLADGHLLVEGAPGLAKTRAINVLSQGVQADFHRVQFTPDLLPADLTGTEIYRPQPGSFEFQKGPLFHNLILADEINRAPAKVQAALLEAMAERQITVGKATYPLPQLFMVMATQNPIEQEGTYPLPEAQLDRFLLHVKIDYPDAGHEQAILHLARAEAKGALQNGDYQAPKISQQTLFAARGEVLDLYMADSLEQYLLQIVLATRKPAAYGQDLAGWIQYGASPRASIALDRCARAKAWLAQRDFVDPADIQDMAYDVLRHRLILSYEAEAEGVTADYVVKELIARIAVP
- a CDS encoding TIGR00730 family Rossman fold protein, whose amino-acid sequence is MSCIKNRTSSSASTSIIDDLKGDQSWRIFRIISEFTEGFDELSGLCDAISIFGSARLKPDHPYYVKTVEIADLLSKQGFAIISGGGPGVMEAANKGAIANDQPSIGLNIELPMEQKPNPYQNIALNFRYFFVRKVMFVRYSIGYVCMPGGFGTLDEFFEALTLMQTHKVYPIPLVLFGSDFWNGLMDWMKAKMLEYGTISEEDLALITVTDDPHEVVNIMVAHREWKDRQRKN
- a CDS encoding dihydroorotase; this encodes MTKIRIDNGRIVDPASGIDAIGPVYIADGKIVAVGEALADFAAEQTIDATGQLVCPGFVDLSVRLREPGQTQKGNIQSETRAALAAGVTSLCLPPDTKPCIDTPAVVEYIKDKAEQAGYAQVYSIGALTQRLNGNELSAMFALKQAGCIAVGNASAPLGNLLILRRAMEYASSHDLLLMFRANEASLSGKGCAHEGAVASRYGLPGIPEAAESIALAQCLELAELTGCRVHFSQISCKQSVIKIQQAKKYGLNVTADVAIHQLHLTENDMAPFDGNYHVMPPLRGTIDRQYLREALANGTIDAICSDHQPHDLDAKLGAFPETESGVAALETLVPLTLALTGQHRIGLTQAIAGLTCNPARIMGLAAGTLAVGSNADICIFDPALVWRVERPAWLSAGCNTPYWGRDLTGRVTHTLQAGRIAYCLSDISGVNRG